In the genome of Streptomyces aquilus, the window TTCACGCACCGCCTGCCGCTCTCCGGCGACCGCTGCGGCGGCGTGGACCCCGGCATGCTCTGCGGTTTCGGCGAGCGGGAGGGCCGGACGATCGCGTACGCGGCGCAGGACGGGACGGCGACCCGGCCGGCCGGTTACCGCACGGCGACCCGGCTGATCCAGCTGGCGGACCGGCTCGGCATCCCCGTGCTGACGCTGGTGGACACGCCGGGCGCCGCCAACGACGCGGAGGCCGAACGGCAGGGCGTCGGCGCGGCGATCGCGGACCTGTTCCTGACGGTCGCCGCCGCCCGCACCCCGGTCACCACGCTCCTCATCGGCGAGGGCGGCTCCGGCGGCGCCCTGGCCCTCGCGCCCCCCGGCAACACCTGGGCCACACCGGACAGCTACTTCTCGGTGATCGCCCCGGAACTCGCCGCGGCGATCCTGAAGCGACCGGCGACGGAGATCCGGCCGACGGCGGAACAACTCCGGCTCCGTCCGCAGGACTTGGCGGAACTGGGGGTGATCCGCGAGGACCGGTGACCCGGCATGCGCCCCCGGAAGCCCAGCGTGCCGAAACCGGGACAACGCGTGCCGTCGTCCCGGACAATGGGAACGGCTCGGTACAGCACACGACGGGGGCGTCATGGATGGCGTGATCGAGTTCAAGACCGGTGACGGTGCGGTGGTCGCGGTGGAGGCCGCCGACGACGGGGCGGGCTCGCGCCTGGTCTCGCGGGACGGGACCGTCCAGGCGGCCCGCACGTTCGAGGCCGCGCTCGACGGGGTCCGCTCGGCGGCCGAGGCGGCGCTCCGGGTGTTCCGCGAGGGCGCGCTCCAACCGGACGGTGTGGAGATCGAGTTCGGGGTGAAGCTGGCCGCCGAGTCGGGCGCGATCATCGCGAAGGGGTCGGCCGAGGGCCATCTCGTGGTCAAGCTGACCTGGACCCCCTCACGTTCATGACCG includes:
- a CDS encoding CU044_2847 family protein, whose protein sequence is MDGVIEFKTGDGAVVAVEAADDGAGSRLVSRDGTVQAARTFEAALDGVRSAAEAALRVFREGALQPDGVEIEFGVKLAAESGAIIAKGSAEGHLVVKLTWTPSRS